From the Candidatus Nanopelagicus hibericus genome, the window AAGGGTGCATATGTTTTAGCTTATGGATCTGATTCAGCAAAAGATAAATGCGACCTGATTTTGATTGCAACCGGTTCTGAAGTATCACTTGCAATCGCGGCACGAGAGCAGCTAGCAACCGAAGGTATTAAAGCTAGGGTTGTGAGTGCACCCTCTATCGAATGGTTTATGAATCAACCAGAAAGTTATCGAAATGATGTGCTCCCTAAAAATTTAAGGGCTCGAGTCAGCATAGAAGCCGGGGTCGCTCAGCCTTGGTATCAATTTATTGGTGATGCTGGTGTTGCAGTCTCTCTTGAACACTTTGGAGCCTCTGCAAGTGCCTCTGTTTTATTCAAGGAGTTTGGTTTCACTGTAGAAAATATAGTTAAGGCAGCAAAGGAAAGTCTTCGTAAAGCAAATGGCTAATGCACTAGAACTAATCTCTCGGGCTGGTGTGGCTGTATGGCTGGATGATCTATCTCGACAAAGATTGAAAGAAAAATCATTAGAAAAACTCATCTCACAAGATTATGTTGTGGGAGTCACCACTAATCCAAGCATCTTTGCCGCTGCGATAGGTAACTCAGAGCTTTATCACGAAGATATATTGAATAATCAAAATCTATCTGTTGAGGATATTATTACTAAGTTGACTACTGATGATGTCCGAAACGCTTGCGACCTTTTTGAAAAAACCTATCTTGCAACTGGCAAATCAGATGGCAGGGTTTCGATTGAGGTAGATCCTAGATTTGCAAGAGATACCGATAAAACTATCTCACAAGGCAAACAACTGTGGCAGATAATTGATAGGCCTAACTTATTAATAAAAGTTCCTGCAACCGTTGAAGGCTTACCCGCTATCTCAGAGTTGATTGCACAAGGTATCAGCGTAAATGTCACATTGATTTTTTCTGTTGCGCGCTATAAACAAGTGTTAGCCGCGTATGCTGAAGGTATATCCAGACGGATTAACTCAAATAAATCTGTTAGTGATATTCATTCAGTAGCTTCATTTTTTATTAGCAGGATCGATACTGCAATCGATGCAAAACTTCCGGCAGAATCAGAACTTCGAGGTTGCGCTGCTATCGCCAATGCAGTCATGGCGTACCAGGCTTTTTTGTCCTTTCAAAACAGCAATGAGTGGCAGGCAATGGCAAATGTTGGTGCCAATATTCAGCGACCACTTTGGGCTTCCACCGGAGTCAAAGATCCCACTTATGATTCAACACGTTATGTAATGCAACTAGTTGCAAAACATACGGTGAACACAATGCCAGAATCCACCTTGAATGTGGTCAAGAAATCTGGGGTTTTTAACGGTGACACAATTACTCCGAACTTCTCTATGTCTAAATCAAAAATAGCAAAACTAGCACTATCTGGAATAGATATTAATAAGATCACTTATGACCTTGAATTAGATGGTGTTGCTAAATTCGAATCCTCCTGGTTAGAACTCATGAAGTCAGTTCATAGGATTGTTTTAGGTAACGCATGAAAATTTATGGGCCAGCTTTGGATAAAAATAGGTTGAGTATTCTTGAGGAGTTAAGACCAATCGCAAAACGTCTGGCGATCAAGGATGCAACAATTTGGGGAGCAAATACTGATGCCGCTTTCCGACTCAACTGGATCGACCTACCAAAGAGCTCAAGAGAATTACTCCCCCAACTAGATGCCCTATCTGCATGGAGTCGAAGCAAAAAATTAGATCAGGTTGTTTTATGTGGCATGGGTGGCTCATCCCTTGCTCCTGGGGTTATTACATCTACCTACAACAAACAGTTAACCATCATTGATACGACAAATCCTGATCAGATTATTGCTTCAATACCAAAAAATATATCTAAGGCAGTAATTGTGATTGGATCTAAATCTGGTGCAACTATAGAAACAAACTCTCATCTTAATTTCTTTGAAGACCTTTTAAAGAGAAATGGGTTAGATCCGAGTGAGCACATCGTTATTGTCACCGACTCTGGAACATCGCTGGATCAATCATCGCGGGAAAAGGGATATAGAGTTATAAATGCGGATGAAAATGTTGGTGGGCGATTTAGTGCCTTATCAGCCTTTGGATTAGTGCCAGCTGCACTCGCTGGTGTTGATATATCGATCATGTTAGATGACGCAGAGTCATTATCAAGAAGGCTAACTGCAGAGGATTCACCTGCGATAGCAATTGCAGCCATGTTATATACCAGCACTGATCAGGTCATAAATCTCTCTGACTACCAATCAACGCTTCCAGGGCTTTCTGATTGGATTGAACAATTGATTGCCGAGTCGACTGGCAAAAATCAACAAGGTCGCCTGCCAGTGGTAATAGATCATCCAGAGGATGCAATCGCTGGCTTATCAATTGGTTTTGCTAAAGGAGATTTCGATTTAGTAGTAGAGGGCACACTTGGCGAACAGTTCATCTTGTGGGAGTGGATTACCGCACTGCTTTGTTACCTGATTAAAGTTGACCCTTTTAATCAGCCTAATGTTAGTGAAGCTAAGGAAAGAACTGA encodes:
- a CDS encoding glucose-6-phosphate isomerase translates to MKIYGPALDKNRLSILEELRPIAKRLAIKDATIWGANTDAAFRLNWIDLPKSSRELLPQLDALSAWSRSKKLDQVVLCGMGGSSLAPGVITSTYNKQLTIIDTTNPDQIIASIPKNISKAVIVIGSKSGATIETNSHLNFFEDLLKRNGLDPSEHIVIVTDSGTSLDQSSREKGYRVINADENVGGRFSALSAFGLVPAALAGVDISIMLDDAESLSRRLTAEDSPAIAIAAMLYTSTDQVINLSDYQSTLPGLSDWIEQLIAESTGKNQQGRLPVVIDHPEDAIAGLSIGFAKGDFDLVVEGTLGEQFILWEWITALLCYLIKVDPFNQPNVSEAKERTESILSSIRDKTFVKPTPSYEDDEIAIYSDESFNNLTEFLNRDCQYVAIMAYLNKDTEDQIRSLRGLIASKIKKPVTFGWGPRFLHSTGQIHKGGQLNGSFIQITSTPQQTLAIPGHTFDFGDLIMAQALGDGLALKQRKLPLIRIHLKDSKKAIERFVKDLKSF
- the tal gene encoding transaldolase, with protein sequence MANALELISRAGVAVWLDDLSRQRLKEKSLEKLISQDYVVGVTTNPSIFAAAIGNSELYHEDILNNQNLSVEDIITKLTTDDVRNACDLFEKTYLATGKSDGRVSIEVDPRFARDTDKTISQGKQLWQIIDRPNLLIKVPATVEGLPAISELIAQGISVNVTLIFSVARYKQVLAAYAEGISRRINSNKSVSDIHSVASFFISRIDTAIDAKLPAESELRGCAAIANAVMAYQAFLSFQNSNEWQAMANVGANIQRPLWASTGVKDPTYDSTRYVMQLVAKHTVNTMPESTLNVVKKSGVFNGDTITPNFSMSKSKIAKLALSGIDINKITYDLELDGVAKFESSWLELMKSVHRIVLGNA